The Treponema sp. Marseille-Q3903 genomic interval GTCTATAATTGCAAAAAATAAAATATTTATTATTTTTTTTAAGAATAATCCATTGAAAAGTATAAAAATTAAAAAACAAACAAATAAAATATTATAGAAAATAACCCCAATACTATGTCTATTTCCCCAAAAGATAGCAACTATCAAAAATAATAATGATTTAATAATATAACAAGATGTATCTACAGAATAATTGAATTTTATTAAATCTATAATTAATAATATTATTTCAACAGCAAAGAAAACAAAAAATGAATATATTGTAATATTACTTATTTTTTTCATTTTTATAACCTTTATTAGGAGAATTCCCAACCTTATCCATAAATTCTTTTACGTCGTTCCCAACAATTGTTGTCCCTGCCAACACAATTGCAGTAATCTCTTTAAAATTAGACTCTTTAGGAGGCTTAAAATCAGGTCCTCCAAAATCCCCAGGGTCTCCTACATCTTCAGGACATCCATTTGCTCCTTTGCCCAATGGACTTTGCTTCTTATTTCCTAAAGGAATAGGATTTCCTTTTTTATCACGTTCTTTTTTTCCCCTTTGAAAAAAGAGTTTTCATTTTTTCTTTTGTTTTCTGTATTTTTTCATTAATTTTTTCAGAAGCTTCCCCTATTGCTTCTTGATAAGACTCATTTTGGGTAACTGCAATAATAGTGCTGTAGTCACCACTGTTGCCCCGACCACAATAACAGCAGTCAATGAAACTGCTTCATATCCTCGCAGATCCACAAAGTTCACTGAATCACCATCGCAGTACACAAACCAGTTTGCCCCGTCACGGATGGGGTCTACTGTCGTGAACCTTGAGACAGCTGGGCTGTAGTCCCTGTAACCGTAGTTGTACAATCCTGTTGCCTTGTCAAACTGCTTCCCTAGATAGCCTAAGTCTTTTGCGCCACTCAAGTCACCTTGTCGTCTATTTAGAATAATTTAAAAATTATTCCATTTAGACAAGTGTCTTTATATTTTGTGCCCAGATAAACGTCTAATATTTCTATTTTATCCTGAATCCTTTCTAGTAAATCTAGTTTTTGCGGATTTGGGGTGTCGTCAAGCTCAAAGATCATTGGACTCTTTGAGGGATCTTCCACAAAAGTAATTTTCAGTTTTTTGATTCTTGAATTATAATTATACAAATATGGTTTTTCATAAGAAACATATCCGTTAAATAAGTATATGTATCTTCCGTTAGCTTCTAGCAATAAATATTCCCCAATTCCATAATCATCTTTTGCTTCTACCCACGGCGAATCAAGAAGCAAAGATGATACATTGTAACCATAATATGTCTGTAATTTCTCTTTCAATTCTGAAGATGCAATTACACTTTGAGGATTTATATAGTCAATGAATTCAAGTTCCTTAAAAGAACAGTATCCTGTAAAAAAAGGTTTTTTACAATTATCCATATAAAGAACTAACCATTCATCATTTTGAAGAGAAAGAAGCTTTTCTTCTTTTTTATCATTTTTTATTATAATCCAATCTAATTCATTTTTTCTTTCAGATTTATATTCATAACTATTTATACCTTCATGACCGAATGGATCACAATAATTAAATGTGATATTTTTTTCTGTAATATCAATCCATTCATCAATACTATTGGCATAGCTTTTTTTATCAAGCGAAAATAATAAATATCCAATCAAAGAAATAATTATCAGTAAATAAAATCGTTTCATAGTATATTTTCCTTATTTATTTTTTATCAAAATTTTTACCTTATCACCAGAAGTCCACTCTTTTTCTGATTTTCCATTTCCAAATTTTAATCCAATTCCTTCTAGCACATCTATCATTTCCTCATGGTCTTTTAGATTTTGAATTTGGCAAGCCAAACTTAATGGACGCCCTTTTAGTTTACCTTGTCCATATTTCTCTCTACTACCTAATGCTGTCATTGCGTTTGGATGAAATAAAACACCTTCTGATTGTTTAACCCCATTTCCTGTAATACTTATTGCTTTATTGTATGAATGACTTTTATTAATCAACGTTCCAGTATATTCTCCGATATCAATTGTCAGACCTTCATGTTTAGGGGAGCCATCGTTTAGAGATGGATTATCTTAAGGAAACAAAAGAAAAAAAACTGATTATTTCTTAAACTCCATTTTATAAGGATCAAAAATAAGTTTATCCATAACTACATCATCATAACCAATTTCAAGGATAAAAGATTGCATATCTCCATTAAATACAGGAATTCCAATATCCCAATTATTTTT includes:
- a CDS encoding RHS repeat-associated core domain-containing protein, with translation MSGAKDLGYLGKQFDKATGLYNYGYRDYSPAVSRFTTVDPIRDGANWFVYCDGDSVNFVDLRGYEAVSLTAVIVVGATVVTTALLLQLPKMSLIKKQ